The nucleotide sequence GAGCCTTAACCCCTCAAGGGGGTGGGAGTCCTCATCTCGAAGCAGGCTTCCCGCTTAGATGCTTTCAGCGGTTATCCCTCCCGAACGTAGCCAACCAGCCATGCCCTTGGCAGGACAACTGGCACACCAGAGGTTCGTCCGTCCCGGTCCTCTCGTACTAGGGACAGCCCTTCTCAAGACTCCTACGCGCACAGCGGATAGGGACCGAACTGTCTCACGACGTTCTAAACCCAGCTCGCGTACCGCTTTAATGGGCGAACAGCCCAACCCTTGGGACCGACTCCAGCCCCAGGATGCGACGAGCCGACATCGAGGTGCCAAACCATCCCGTCGATATGGACTCTTGGGGAAGATCAGCCTGTTATCCCCGGGGTACCTTTTATCCGTTGAGCGACGGCGCTTCCACAAGCCACCGCCGGATCACTAGTCCCGACTTTCGTCCCTGCTCGACCCGTCGGTCTCACAGTCAAGCTCCCTTGTGCACTTACACTCAACACCTGATTACCAACCAGGCTGAGGGAACCTTTGGGCGCCTCCGTTACTCTTTAGGAGGCAACCGCCCCAGTTAAACTACCCATCAGACACTGTCCCTGATCCGGATCACGGACCCAGGTTAGACATCCAGCACGACCAGAGTGGTATTTCAACGACGACTCCACCTGAACTGGCGTCCAAGCTTCACAGTCTCCCACCTATCCTACACAAGCCGAACCGAACACCAATATCAAACTGTAGTAAAGGTCCCGGGGTCTTTCCGTCCTGCTGCGCGAAACGAGCATCTTTACTCGTAGTGCAATTTCACCGGGCCTATGGTTGAGACAGTCGAGAAGTCGTTACGCCATTCGTGCAGGTCGGAACTTACCCGACAAGGAATTTCGCTACCTTAGGATGGTTATAGTTACCACCGCCGTTTACTGGCGCTTAAGTTCTCAGCTTCGCCACACCGAAATGTGACTAACCGGTCCCCTTAACGTTCCAGCACCGGGCAGGCGTCAGTCCGTATACATCGCCTTACGGCTTCGCACGGACCTGTGTTTTTAGTAAACAGTCGCTTCTCGCTGGTCTCTGCGGCCACCCCAAGCTCACACCGTAAAGATGATCACCAGGAATGGCCCCCCTTCTCCCGAAGTTACGGGGGCATTTTGCCGAGTTCCTTAACCATAGTTCACCCGAACGCCTCGGTATTCTCTACCTGACCACCTGAGTCGGTTTAGGGTACGGGCCGCCATGAAACTCGCTAGAGGCTTTTCTCGACAGCATAGGATCATCCACTTCACCACAATCGGCTCGGCATCAGGTCTCAGACTTAATGTTGTGCGGATTTACCTACACAACGCCCTACACCCTTACCCCGGGACAACCACCGCCCGGGCTGGACTACCTTCCTGCGTCACCCCATCGCTTACCTACTACCACCTTGGACCGGCGGCTCCACCACTCCCCTTTGCCCGAAGGCTCCAGGACGGCTTCACGGCCTTAGCATTAATGGGTTCAGTACTGGGCGTTTCAAAGCGGGTACCGGAATATCAACCGGTTATCCATCGACTACGCCTGTCGGCCTCGCCTTAGGTCCCGACTTACCCTGGGCAGATCAGCTTGACCCAGGAACCCTTAGTCAATCGGCGCACACGTTTCCCACGTGTGTATCGCTACTCATGCCTGCATTCTCACTCGTGAACCGTCCACCCCTCGCTTCCGCGGAGGCTTCACCCGGCACACGACGCTCCCCTACCCATCCCAACGGGCGTTGGCCCTCATGCTGGAATGACACGACTTCGGCGGTACGCTTGAGCCCCGCTACATTGTCGGCGCGGAATCACTTGACCAGTGAGCTATTACGCACTCTTTCAAGGGTGGCTGCTTCTAAGCCAACCTCCTGGTTGTCTCTGCGACTCCACATCCTTTCCCACTTAGCGTACGCTTAGGGGCCTTAGTCGATGCTCTGGGCTGTTTCCCTCTCGACCATGGAGCTTATCCCCCACAGTCTCACTGCCGCGCTCTCACTTACCGGCATTCGGAGTTTGGCTAAGGTCAGTAACCCGGTAGGGCCCATCGCCTATCCAGTGCTCTACCTCCGGCAAGAAACACACGACGCTGCACCTAAATGCATTTCGGGGAGAACCAGCTATCACGGAGTTTGATTGGCCTTTCACCCCTAACCACAGGTCATCCCCCAGGTTTTCAACCCTGGTGGGTTCGGTCCTCCACGACCTCTTACAGCCGCTTCAACCTGCCCATGGCTAGATCACTCCGCTTCGGGTCTTGAGCGCGCTACTATGTCGCCCTATTCGGACTCGCTTTCGCTACGGCTTCCCCACACGGGTTAACCTCGCAACACACCGCAAACTCGCAGGCTCATTCTTCAAAAGGCACGCAGTCACGACGCACCGAGTAAACTCGATGCGCGACGCTCCCACGGCTTGTAGGCACACGGTTTCAGGTACTATTTCACTCCGCTCCCGCGGTACTTTTCACCATTCCCTCACGGTACTATCCGCTATCGGTCACCAGGGAATATTTAGGCTTAGCGGGTGGTCCCGCCAGATTCACACGGGATTTCTCGGGCCCCGTGCTACTTGGGTGGTTCTTAAACGAGCCGTACAGATTTCAGCTACGGGGGTCTTACCCTCTACGCCGGACCTTTCGCATGTCCTTCGCCTATCCATACGGTTTCTGACTCGTCGACCGGCCGGCAGACCGATCAAAAGAACTCCCACAACCCCGTACGCGCAACCCCTGCCGGGTATCACACACATACGGTTTGGCCTCATCCGGTTTCGCTCGCCACTACTCCCGGAATCACGGTTGTTTTCTCTTCCTGAGGGTACTGAGATGTTTCACTTCCCCTCGTTCCCTCCACACTGCCTATGTGTTCAGCAGCGGGTGACAGCCCATGACGACTGCCGGGTTTCCCCATTCGGACACCCCCGGATCAAAGCTCGGTTGACAGCTCCCCGGGGCCTATCGCGGCCTCCCACGTCCTTCATCGGTTCCTGGTACCAAGGCATCCACCGTGCGCCCTTAAAAACTTGGCCACAGATGCTCGCGTCCACTGTGCAGTTCTCAAACAACGACCAGCCACCCATCACCCCGCCCAAACAGGCGAGTTCACTGGGGCCGGCATCCCGAAGGACGAGCTCACGCTCGTACCCTCAGATACCCAACAGTGTGCCCGGCCCGACCGATTCAAAGTTTGTGTTCCACGCCGAAGCAGTACTGACAAACCCAACCGATCGTGCCGAATAGTCAACGTTCCACCCATGAGCAACCAGCATCGGACGTACGCCGATGTACTGGCCTCTGACCAGGCGAACCTGGTAAGAAGTGCTCCTTAGAAAGGAGGTGATCCAGCCGCACCTTCCGGTACGGCTACCTTGTTACGACTTCGTCCCAATCGCCAGTCCCACCTTCGACAGCTCCCTCCCACAAGGGGTTGGGCCACCGGCTTCGGGTGTTACCGACTTTCGTGACGTGACGGGCGGTGTGTACAAGGCCCGGGAACGTATTCACCGCAGCAATGCTGATCTGCGATTACTAGCAACTCCGACTTCATGGGGTCGAGTTGCAGACCCCAATCCGAACTGAGACCGGCTTTTTGAGATTCGCTCCACCTTGCGGTATCGCAGCTCATTGTACCGACCATTGTAGCACGTGTGCAGCCCAAGACATAAGGGGCATGATGACTTGACGTCGTCCCCACCTTCCTCCGAGTTGACCCCGGCGGTCTCCTGTGAGTCCCCATCACCCCGAAAGGCATGCTGGCAACACAGAACAGGGGTTGCGCTCGTTGCGGGACTTAACCCAACATCTCACGACACGAGCTGACGACAGCCATGCACCACCTGTACACCGACCACAAGGGGGGCACCATCTCTGATGCTTTCCGGTGTATGTCAAGCCTTGGTAAGGTTCTTCGCGTTGCGTCGAATTAAGCCACATGCTCCGCTGCTTGTGCGGGCCCCCGTCAATTCCTTTGAGTTTTAGCCTTGCGGCCGTACTCCCCAGGCGGGGAACTTAATGCGTTAGCTGCGGCACCGACGACGTGGAATGTCGCCAACACCTAGTTCCCAACGTTTACGGCGTGGACTACCAGGGTATCTAATCCTGTTCGCTCCCCACGCTTTCGCTCCTCAGCGTCAGTAATGGCCCAGAGATCCGCCTTCGCCACCGGTGTTCCTCCTGATATCTGCGCATTTCACCGCTACACCAGGAATTCCGATCTCCCCTACCACACTCTAGTCTGCCCGTATCGACTGCAGACCCGGAGTTAAGCCCCGGGCTTTCACAACCGACGTGACAAACCGCCTACGAGCTCTTTACGCCCAATAATTCCGGACAACGCTTGCGCCCTACGTATTACCGCGGCTGCTGGCACGTAGTTAGCCGGCGCTTCTTCTGCAGGTACCGTCACTTTCGCTTCTTCCCTGCTGAAAGAGGTTTACAACCCGAAGGCCGTCATCCCTCACGCGGCGTCGCTGCATCAGGCTTTCGCCCATTGTGCAATATTCCCCACTGCTGCCTCCCGTAGGAGTCTGGGCCGTGTCTCAGTCCCAGTGTGGCCGGTCGCCCTCTCAGGCCGGCTACCCGTCGTCGCCTTGGTAGGCCATCACCCCACCAACAAGCTGATAGGCCGCGGGCTCATCCTGCACCGCCGGAGCTTTCAACCCTTCCCCATGCAGGGAAAAGTATCATCCGGTATTAGACCCCGTTTCCAGGGCTTGTCCCAGAGTGCAGGGCAGATTGCCCACGTGTTACTCACCCGTTCGCCACTAATCCACCCCGAAAGGCTTCATCGTTCGACTTGCATGTGTTAAGCACGCCGCCAGCGTTCGTCCTGAGCCAGGATCAAACTCTCCATGAATGCTTACCGGTAATCCGGTCAACAGACACAAGAGCCGGAACCGTCAACCGGAATAAGGCTGACAGTTCACAGCGTCCTCGCTGTGTTTCTTCAAAGGAACCCAAACCCAACACCCAATGAAGGATGCAAGGCCCGGGGTATCAACATATCTGGCGTTGACTTTTGGCACACTGTTGAGTTCTCAAGGAACGGACGCTTCCTTCAAATCCCTCTCAGGACTCTCCGGGCGCTTCCCTCCGGGACTGCGTACTTCGTGTTTAAAACCTTACCAGTCCTTTTCGCCTTCCCTGACCACCGGTCTGCAAACATGCAAAAGCAGAACCCGAAGGCTTGAGATCGTGAATCGAGACTTGGTAGATGCCGCCGACCCCCGACTCAAAGTCGCGTTGGGGTCAGGCAGGAGTACGACAGTACATGGCGCCGGGCGGCACAGGCAAATCGTTTCCGGTCTGCCCCTAGGTCCGTCAACCGGCAGGTCTCATGCGGAACCGTCACTTCTTATGACTTACGCTCTGAACAGTACGTCATCACCATCACAGTCAGTCACAACTGCTCCAACCCCTCTTTCCCCCGCGCCCCTGGGAGGCCCCCACATGACCAGCGTGACAGCTCCGTGCCCCGGAAGAGTCATCGGACTTGCCGCCGTTCCCGATCCCGTCTTCGCAGGTGCGATGGTCGGGCCGGGTACCGCCATCGACCCGCTTCGTGAGCCCACCGAGGCGGTTTCGCCGGTCGACGGCATCGTTGTCTCTCTTCACCCGCACGCCTTCGTGGTCGTTGACCCCGAGGGGCACGGCGTCCTCACGCATCTGGGGATCGACACGGTCCAGCTCAACGGCGCCGGGTTCGAACTGCTCGTAAACAAGGGGGACACCGTCCAGCGTGGCCAGGCCATGGTGCGCTGGGACCCGGCGGGTGTCGAGGCCGCCGGGAAGTCGCCGGTGTGTCCCGTCGTCGCGCTTGAGGCCACGGCCGACGCGCTCTCCGCGCTGCGTGAGGACGGCGAAGTGCGGACCGGGGACGCTCTCTTCGACTGGCAGTAAGGCCACCCGGCCTGGTGCCTGAAGCCCAGGCCCCCCGCATATCAATCGCGGTCGGCACGAGAGCCGCCCAACCGGAGACAGGTGCAATGGAGACAACGCTGCGAGGCGTCGGAGTCAGTCATGGTGTGGCGATCGGCGAGGTCCGGCATATGGGGACCGCCGTTCTCGAGCCGCCGGCCAAGCAGATTCCGGCCGAGGAAGCCGAGCGCGAGCAGGCGCGGGCCAAGCAGGCGGTCGACGCCGTGGCCGCCGATCTGATCGCCCGGGGCAATCTCGCGGGTGGTGAGGCGCAGGGGGTGCTCGAGGCGCAGGCGATGATGGCGCAGGACCCTGAGCTGATGGCCGACGTGGAGCGGCGTGTCACTGCCGGGAGCACGGCCGAGCGTGGCGTGTACGACGCGTTCGCCTCGTACCGGGAGCTGCTCGCGGGTGCCGGTGAGTATCTGGCGGGGCGGGTCGCCGACCTGGACGACGTGCGGAACCGTATCGTCGCCCGGCTGCTCGGCGTTCCGATGCCGGGGGTGCCGGACAGTGACGAGCCGTATGTGCTGATCGCGCGTGATCTGGCGCCTGCCGACACGGCGTTGCTCGATCCCTCGCTCGTTCTCGGCTTTGTCACCGAGGAGGGCGGGCCGACGAGTCACAGCGCGATTCTCGCGCGGGCGCTCGGGGTGCCGGCCGTGGTGGCGCTGGCGGGTGCCGGTGAGCTGGCCGAGGGGACGGTCGTCGCTGTTGACGGCAGCAGTGGTGAGGTGTTCGTCGAGCCGAGCGCCGAGAAGCGTGCCGGGCTTGAGCATGCGGCTGCCGAGCGTGCGTCCGCGCTTTCCGCTTCCACCGGTCCGGGGGCGACGTCCGACGGGCACAAGATGCCGCTGCTGGCCAATGTCGGCGGGCCCGCCGATGTGCCGGCCGCGCTGGAGGCGGGCGCCGAGGGTGTCGGGCTGTTCCGTACCGAGTTCCTTTTCCTCGACGACAGCAAGCAGGCTCCTTCGCAGGAGAAGCAGGTCGCGGCGTACCGCGCGGTGCTGGAGGCGTTTCCCGAGGGCCGGGTGGTCGTGCGGGTCCTGGACGCCGGGGCCGACAAGCCGCTGGACTTCCTGACGCCCGCCGACGAGCCCAATCCCGCTCTGGGTGTGCGGGGTCTGCGGACGCTGCTCGACCATCCCGACGTGCTGCGGGCGCAGTTGACCGCGCTGGCGACCGCCGTTGAGGGCCTGCCGGTGCACCTTGACGTGATGGCGCCGATGGTGGCGGACCGGGCTGACGCCAAGGCGTTCGCCGACGCTTGTCGTGAGGCCGGGCTGCACGCGAAGTTCGGTGCGATGGTGGAGATTCCGTCGGCCGCTCTGCGGTCACGTTCCATCCTTCAGGAGGTCGAGTTCCTTTCGCTGGGGACCAATGACCTCGCGCAGTACACGTTTGCCGCCGACCGTCAGGTGGGCGCCGTTTCGCGGTTGCAGGATCCCTGGCAGCCGGCGCTGCTGGATCTGGTCGCGCTGGCCGCCGACGGTGCCAGGGCCGAGGGCAAGAGCTGTGGGGTGTGCGGTGAGGCCGCCGCCGATCCGCTGCTCGCCTGTGTGCTCACCGGTCTTGGCGTGACCTCCTTGTCGATGGGTGCGGCGTCGATTCCGTATGTGCGGGCGACACTCGCGAAGTACACCCTGGCGCAGTGCGAGCGTGCTGCCTCCGCCGCGCGTGCCACGGACAGCGCCGACGACGCCCGGAGCGCGGCGCAGGCTGTGCTGTCCGGCGAATAGCGTTTGGTGGGCGGGTAGTTGACGTCTCGTTCGGGCAGGGGCCCTACGCCGAAGCTGGTGTGGGGCCCCTCCCCTGTGCCGGGCCGGTCAGTGGTGGAGTCCCGTGTCGTCCGCGCCCAGCTCGAATCCCGCGCGGTAGTCCACGCCTGATTCGGGCGAGAGCGGTTCTCCGGTGTCCGCGTCGGTGCAGTAGGCGTTGAAGACCTCGCCCGCGGTGAGCGGGACGAGCAGTCCCTGGGCGAGCCGCCAGCCGTAGAGCCGGTCGGGGGCTTCGGGGTCGGTCGTTCTGAGCACGACGCCGGCCGGGCTCTCCAGGGCGATGCCGGCGGCGAGGACGGTGACGAGTTCGGTGGCTTCCGTGGAGTCGGCCCTGACGGGTTCCGCCCCGGTCGGCCGGTGCAGATGGGCGGCGGCCAGCAGTTGTTCGCCGGATGCGGGGACGCTGCAGACGATGTGGTGGGTGCCGGGGCCGGCCTTTTCGAGCAGCCGTAGCAGCAGGTGCGAGGCGCGCTCGAAGGCGGCTGCGCCGATGTCCTGTCCGCAGTCGGCGCAGGCGCCGACGTCGGCGAGGAGCGTCGTCGCGTACTCCCAGGTGGCGCGGCGGACCGCCGTGTCGATGAGCAGCGGGACGAGGGTGTCGACGGGCTGGCCGCTGTAGGGAACGGCCGCGCCGGACGCGGCGGCTCTGGCGGTGAATTGGCCGCGTGCCGCGACGGTGTCGGGGTCGAGGCCGGTGTCTTCGCAGTATTCCGTGAACTCCTCGGGGTCGAAGAGGGCGACGGTGGTGTGTGCGCCTTGGGCGGAGCGGGATCTCAGCAGGGCGTCGAGCTGCCGTAGATAGATGTCGTGGTCGTCGAAGGTGAAGGTCGTGTACGGCCGCATCGCCGCGAAGTCGTGTGCGTCGGCCAGCAGGCCGATGACGCCGGCGACTTCGCGGCGCAGGTGCCGCCGGACGGTCCTGGCGGTCTGTGCGGTCCGTTCGCTGTGGTCGGTGTGCGCCATGTCTCCCCCTGAGCGCTGTCGATCAGTGCTCACTCACCGTAACCGTCGCCACTGACATCGGGCACGGACGGTCACCGGCGCACGGCGGCGGTCAGCGGCGGGTGGCCGCGATCCGCTCGTAGAAGCGCAGGAGTTCCACGTTGTCCACGGATCCCGCGTTGACGGCCTTGTCCAGTGCCGTGCCCTGGAGGAGCCGTTTGACGGGGACTTCGATGCGCTTGCCCGTGAGGGTGTGCGGGACGCCGGGGACCTCGATGATCTCGTCCGGGACATGGCGCGGGGAGAGCTGCTGACGGATCGTCTGTTTGATCCGGTTCCGCAGGTCGTCGTCGAGTACGGCGCCGTCGGCGAGGTGGACGAAGAGCGGCATCCAGTAGCCGCCGTCGGGCTCTTCGAGGCCGATGACGAGGGATTCGCGGATCTCCGGGAGCCGTTCGACGGCCTCGTAGATGTCGGCTGAGCCCATCCGGACACCCTGCCGGTTGAGGGTGGAGTCGGAGCGGCCGTGGATGACGACGGTGCCGCGGTCGGTGATGGTGATCCAGTCGCCGTGCCGCCAGACGCCGGGGAACATCTCGAAGTAGCTGTCGCGGTAGCGGCTTCCGTCGGGGTCGTTCCAGAAGCGGACCGGCATGGACGGCATGGGGTTGGTGACGACGAGCTCGCCGACCTCGTCGACGACGGGTTCGCCCTGGGCGTTCCAGGCCTGGAGGTCGGTGCCGAGCCCCGCTGCCTGGAGTTCGCCGATGTGGACGGGGAGGGTGGGTACGGCGCCGGCGAAGCAGCTGCAGACGTCGGTGCCGCCGCTGACGGAGGCGATCCAGAGGTCTTCGGCGATCTCGTCGTGGAGCCAGCGGAAGCCGTCGGGCGGCAGCGGGGATCCGGTGGTGGCGACGCACTGGACGCGGGAGAGGTCGTGGTCGCGGCCCGGGTGGATGCCCGCCTTGCGGGACGCCATGACGTAGGCGGCTGACGTGCCGTAGAGGGTGGTGCCGGTGCGTTCGGCGACGGCCCATTGCGCGTCGATGGCGGGGAAGCCGGGGCTGCCGTCGTACAGCACGATCGTGGTGCCGGTGAGCAGCCCGGCGACCAGGAAGTTCCACATCATCCAGCCGGTGGAGGTGTACCAGAAGAACCGGTCCTCGGGGCCGAGGTCGAGGTGGAGTCCGACCTGCTTGAAGTGCTCCAGCAGGATGCCGCCCTG is from Streptomyces sp. NBC_00370 and encodes:
- a CDS encoding PTS sugar transporter subunit IIA; this translates as MTSVTAPCPGRVIGLAAVPDPVFAGAMVGPGTAIDPLREPTEAVSPVDGIVVSLHPHAFVVVDPEGHGVLTHLGIDTVQLNGAGFELLVNKGDTVQRGQAMVRWDPAGVEAAGKSPVCPVVALEATADALSALREDGEVRTGDALFDWQ
- the ptsP gene encoding phosphoenolpyruvate--protein phosphotransferase; protein product: METTLRGVGVSHGVAIGEVRHMGTAVLEPPAKQIPAEEAEREQARAKQAVDAVAADLIARGNLAGGEAQGVLEAQAMMAQDPELMADVERRVTAGSTAERGVYDAFASYRELLAGAGEYLAGRVADLDDVRNRIVARLLGVPMPGVPDSDEPYVLIARDLAPADTALLDPSLVLGFVTEEGGPTSHSAILARALGVPAVVALAGAGELAEGTVVAVDGSSGEVFVEPSAEKRAGLEHAAAERASALSASTGPGATSDGHKMPLLANVGGPADVPAALEAGAEGVGLFRTEFLFLDDSKQAPSQEKQVAAYRAVLEAFPEGRVVVRVLDAGADKPLDFLTPADEPNPALGVRGLRTLLDHPDVLRAQLTALATAVEGLPVHLDVMAPMVADRADAKAFADACREAGLHAKFGAMVEIPSAALRSRSILQEVEFLSLGTNDLAQYTFAADRQVGAVSRLQDPWQPALLDLVALAADGARAEGKSCGVCGEAAADPLLACVLTGLGVTSLSMGAASIPYVRATLAKYTLAQCERAASAARATDSADDARSAAQAVLSGE
- a CDS encoding acetoacetate--CoA ligase, which codes for MTTQNSPAPLWQPGPERVATAAVTRFQSWAAERYDAPADGGYAALHRWSVDQLDTFWAAVAEWFDIRFSTPYERVIGERAMPGAQWFPGATLNYAEHALRTAEDPARADDSALLYVDETQEQTTVSWSELRRQVGALAAHLRDLGVRPGDRVSGYVPNIPQAVTALLATAAVGAVWTSCAPDFGARSVLDRFQQVEPVVLFTVDGYRYGGKQHDRTATVAELRAELPTLRAVVHIPLLGTPTPEAALNWADLVAPGTGPAPDPVFEQVPFDHPLWVLYSSGTTGLPKAIVQSQGGILLEHFKQVGLHLDLGPEDRFFWYTSTGWMMWNFLVAGLLTGTTIVLYDGSPGFPAIDAQWAVAERTGTTLYGTSAAYVMASRKAGIHPGRDHDLSRVQCVATTGSPLPPDGFRWLHDEIAEDLWIASVSGGTDVCSCFAGAVPTLPVHIGELQAAGLGTDLQAWNAQGEPVVDEVGELVVTNPMPSMPVRFWNDPDGSRYRDSYFEMFPGVWRHGDWITITDRGTVVIHGRSDSTLNRQGVRMGSADIYEAVERLPEIRESLVIGLEEPDGGYWMPLFVHLADGAVLDDDLRNRIKQTIRQQLSPRHVPDEIIEVPGVPHTLTGKRIEVPVKRLLQGTALDKAVNAGSVDNVELLRFYERIAATRR